The following coding sequences lie in one Glycine max cultivar Williams 82 chromosome 19, Glycine_max_v4.0, whole genome shotgun sequence genomic window:
- the LOC100305469 gene encoding uncharacterized protein LOC100305469 — translation MATLFSPLSLHSARPSSSSFSSSSSSSSSSPFFAFCSFPLRSRISSLKAQTILLQKMKRVVKAVEEETQQELTAVDESEQPSTSEAPPVVVPVSPSDTLTMFFQAEGTVSETAIPALTKALEETDGVTDLKFQLAEGLAILELKKQTTVQATGVASGLLETIQGSGFKLQTLNLSFEDEEVAVA, via the exons atggcCACACTATTCTCACCTTTGTCTCTGCACTCTGCTCGcccctcttcttcttccttttcttcttcttcttcttcttcttcatcttctcccTTCTTTGCCTTTTGCAGCTTCCCTTTGCGCTCTCGCATTTCATCTTTGAAGGCACAAACAATTCTTCTTCAGAAGATGAAGCGCGTGGTAAAGGCAGTGGAAGAAGAGACCCAGCAAGAACTCACCGCTGTGGATGAGTCTGAACAACCATCAACCTCCGAAGCACCACCCGTTGTGGTTCCCGTTTCCCCATCAGATACTCTCACCATGTTCTTTCAG GCAGAGGGAACAGTGAGTGAAACAGCTATTCCAGCTTTAACCAAAGCTTTAGAG gAGACAGATGGTGTTACTGATTTGAAGTTTCAGCTTGCCGAGGGACTTGCAATTTTAGAG TTGAAGAAGCAGACAACAGTCCAAGCTACAGGAGTGGCTTCTGGTCTTTTAGAAACCATACAAGGTTCAGGCTTTAAACTACAGACATTAAATCTGAGTTTTGAGGATGAAGAAGTTGCAGTTGCCTAG
- the GASA33 gene encoding uncharacterized protein LOC100527019 precursor, producing MASNSILLLCIFLVVATKVFSYDEDLKTVVPAPAPPVKAPTLAPPVKSPSYPPGPVTTPTVPTPTVKVPPPPQSPVVKPPTPTVPPPTVKVPPPPQSPVVKPPTPTPTSPVVYPPPVAPSPPAPVVKSNKDCIPLCDYRCSLHSRKKLCMRACITCCDRCKCVPPGTYGNREKCGKCYTDMLTHGNKFKCP from the exons ATGGCTTCTAATtccattcttcttctttgtatcTTTCTTGTGGTTGCCACTAAG GTTTTTTCCTATGATGAAGATCTCAAGACAGTG GTTCCTGCACCTGCTCCACCAGTGAAGGCACCAACTCTTGCCCCTCCAGTGAAATCACCATCTTACCCTCCAGGGCCAGTGACCACACCAACAGTTCCAACACCCACTGTTAAGGTACCCCCTCCCCCTCAGTCTCCAGTAGTTAAGCCACCAACACCAACAGTTCCACCACCCACTGTTAAGGTACCCCCTCCCCCTCAGTCTCCAGTAGTAAAGCCACCAACTCCAACACCAACTTCCCCAGTGGTGTACCCTCCTCCTGTTGCTCCATCTCCACCAGCTCCTGTAGTGAAATCAAACAAGG ATTGCATTCCACTATGTGATTATAGGTGCTCATTACACTCAAGGAAGAAATTGTGCATGAGAGCATGCATAACCTGTTGTGACCGATGCAAATGTGTCCCTCCTGGAACTTATGGTAACAGGGAAAAGTGTGGCAAGTGCTACACTGACATGCTGACTCACGGCAACAAATTCAAGTGCCCATAG